From the genome of Streptomyces sp. NBC_01341, one region includes:
- a CDS encoding MerR family transcriptional regulator — protein sequence MLIGEVARRSGVSARMLRHYDSLGLVRPSGRTGSGYREYSGDDIRRIFHIESLRSLGLSLRDVGRALDDSGFEPSELVDDLIRRTRERIADETALLTRLRRIGAAEPADWENVLQIVGLLQSLGSKSAGTRQRAALSAVGEVPVEVLAEAALREADPHVAGALRWALARSGGDGPALLAEGLDATAAEVRTRAVRSLAEIPGDEATALLRDALGHTDVVVRGYAALALGARGVADAVPTLVDMVVGEADDVDAADVLGTLARRPALADRIAVLLVERLEGGTLEASARRRLAQALADVPGETASAALEGLSHDDDRAVALTAAYVLRIRAGDLSTP from the coding sequence GTGCTGATCGGTGAGGTTGCGCGGCGGTCCGGGGTCAGTGCGCGCATGCTCAGGCACTACGACTCGCTCGGCCTGGTGCGGCCGAGCGGTCGTACCGGATCCGGCTACCGCGAGTATTCCGGCGACGACATCCGGCGGATCTTCCACATCGAGAGCCTGCGATCGCTGGGCCTGTCACTGCGTGACGTCGGACGCGCACTGGACGACTCCGGTTTCGAGCCCTCGGAACTCGTCGACGACCTCATCCGCCGGACCCGGGAACGCATCGCCGACGAGACGGCACTGCTGACGCGGCTCCGCCGGATCGGGGCCGCGGAACCCGCAGACTGGGAAAACGTCCTCCAGATCGTCGGGCTCCTTCAGTCGCTGGGGTCGAAGAGCGCAGGGACACGTCAGCGTGCGGCCCTGTCCGCAGTGGGAGAGGTACCGGTGGAGGTGCTGGCCGAAGCCGCCCTGCGGGAGGCGGACCCGCACGTGGCCGGTGCCCTTCGATGGGCTCTGGCCCGGTCGGGCGGTGACGGCCCTGCACTGCTCGCCGAGGGACTCGACGCGACGGCCGCCGAGGTTCGTACGCGTGCCGTGCGGTCACTCGCCGAGATCCCGGGCGACGAGGCGACGGCACTGCTGCGGGATGCCCTCGGACATACGGACGTCGTGGTCCGCGGGTACGCGGCCCTGGCGCTCGGAGCACGCGGGGTCGCCGACGCGGTCCCGACGCTCGTCGACATGGTCGTCGGTGAGGCTGACGACGTCGACGCGGCCGACGTCCTGGGCACGTTGGCGCGGCGTCCCGCGCTGGCGGATCGGATCGCCGTGCTCCTCGTCGAACGCCTCGAAGGCGGGACTCTGGAGGCGTCCGCGCGCCGGCGTCTCGCGCAGGCGCTCGCGGATGTCCCCGGGGAAACGGCGTCGGCCGCCCTCGAAGGTCTGTCACATGATGACGACCGCGCCGTTGCCCTGACCGCGGCATACGTCCTGCGGATTCGCGCGGGTGATCTCTCCACGCCATGA
- a CDS encoding HEAT repeat domain-containing protein, producing the protein MTLPEESPDTSRALRGLGSDSSSTRLRAALATGSAPDPRSVGTLIERCAIEPEFLVRDMLTWALTRHPPSTTIPQLVAELRSERPQARSQALHTLSKIGDRRVWPAITKALLTDADAEVARSAWRAAVVLVPEGEERGLAAVLSTQLGRGGDETRRSLSRALVALGEAAVPVVRAAMAERDAEPGKREHAIATERLYHDPEAGFASAIEEAKRIMVLGRAGQEGGG; encoded by the coding sequence ATGACCTTGCCGGAAGAGAGTCCGGACACGAGTCGTGCTCTCCGGGGACTCGGCAGCGACAGTTCGTCGACGCGGCTGCGTGCGGCGCTGGCGACGGGCTCGGCCCCCGACCCGCGGTCGGTCGGCACGCTCATCGAGCGCTGCGCGATCGAGCCCGAATTCCTGGTGCGCGACATGCTCACGTGGGCGCTCACCCGTCACCCGCCCTCGACGACGATCCCGCAACTGGTGGCGGAGCTGCGCTCGGAGCGGCCGCAGGCACGGAGCCAGGCGCTGCACACCCTGTCGAAGATCGGCGATCGACGGGTGTGGCCGGCGATCACCAAGGCACTCCTGACCGATGCCGACGCCGAAGTGGCACGGAGCGCCTGGCGGGCGGCAGTCGTGCTCGTACCCGAGGGTGAAGAGCGCGGGTTGGCGGCGGTCCTGTCGACGCAGCTCGGTCGCGGCGGCGACGAGACGCGGCGGAGCCTCAGCCGGGCGCTCGTCGCACTCGGTGAGGCGGCCGTTCCGGTGGTGCGTGCGGCGATGGCGGAGAGGGACGCGGAGCCCGGCAAACGCGAGCACGCGATCGCCACCGAACGGCTGTACCACGACCCCGAGGCCGGATTCGCCTCCGCGATCGAGGAGGCGAAGCGCATCATGGTCCTCGGCCGGGCAGGACAGGAGGGTGGCGGGTAG
- a CDS encoding C40 family peptidase: MASHRRPKQPSRTRVTVLTATAAAAVALTSQAAHADPKPIKSEVKAKVDKLYHEAEEATEKYNGAKEQQDKLKKQADALQDKVARGQDELNTLRGELGSLATAQYRSGGLDPSVQLLLSSDPDSFLDQASALDQLTAKQAESLQKIQAKQRTLAQQRKEAQAKLADLDDVRETLGKNKQKFQGKLADAQKLLNTLTTAERAKMAADDQRASRAAGDRVELGNEVPASALGAAALAAADTRVGKPYVRTATGPDSFDCSGLTMWAYAQAGANITRTTYTQINEGTRIARSQLKPGDLVFFNNTSHVGLYAGGNSVLHAPYPGAYVRYESMSTIGSFQAAVRI, translated from the coding sequence GTGGCGTCCCACCGTCGTCCCAAGCAGCCGAGCCGCACCCGCGTGACCGTGCTCACCGCGACCGCCGCCGCAGCTGTGGCCCTGACCTCCCAGGCCGCGCACGCCGACCCCAAGCCGATCAAGAGCGAGGTCAAGGCGAAGGTCGACAAGCTCTACCACGAGGCCGAGGAGGCCACGGAGAAGTACAACGGGGCCAAGGAGCAGCAGGACAAGCTCAAGAAGCAGGCCGACGCCCTCCAGGACAAGGTCGCCCGCGGTCAGGACGAGCTGAACACACTGCGCGGCGAACTCGGTTCGCTGGCCACGGCGCAGTACCGCTCGGGCGGCCTCGACCCCTCGGTCCAGCTGCTGCTCTCCTCGGACCCGGACAGCTTCCTCGACCAGGCATCCGCGCTCGACCAGCTGACGGCCAAGCAGGCCGAGTCGCTGCAGAAGATCCAGGCGAAGCAGCGCACTCTCGCGCAGCAGCGCAAGGAGGCGCAGGCCAAGCTCGCCGACCTCGACGACGTCCGGGAGACGCTCGGCAAGAACAAGCAGAAGTTCCAGGGCAAGCTCGCCGACGCGCAGAAGCTGCTCAACACCCTCACGACCGCCGAGCGCGCGAAGATGGCCGCCGACGACCAGCGTGCCAGCCGCGCGGCCGGTGACCGGGTCGAACTCGGCAACGAGGTTCCCGCGTCCGCGCTCGGCGCCGCCGCGCTGGCGGCCGCCGACACACGTGTGGGCAAGCCGTACGTGCGCACCGCCACGGGCCCCGACTCCTTCGACTGCTCGGGCCTGACCATGTGGGCCTACGCCCAGGCCGGTGCCAACATCACCCGCACCACGTACACCCAGATAAACGAGGGCACTCGCATCGCGCGCAGCCAGCTCAAGCCGGGTGACCTGGTCTTCTTCAACAACACGTCGCACGTGGGCCTCTACGCGGGCGGCAACAGCGTGCTGCACGCCCCCTACCCGGGCGCCTACGTCCGCTACGAGTCGATGAGCACCATCGGCAGCTTCCAGGCCGCGGTGCGCATCTGA
- a CDS encoding DedA family protein yields the protein MIDSGATQWVTDLMGTLGAPGAGLAIALENIFPPLPSEVILPLAGFTASTGGMNLYAALVWTTVGSVVGALALYGIGAALGRDRVVAVAARIPLVKVADVEKTEAWFERHGTKAIFFGRMIPVFRSLISVPAGVERMRLPVFLALTTLGSALWNTVFVLAGFFLGEQWEVVSGYVSTYSKVVLMAAALALLVLIGVRVFRRSGTGGPDLRNTEEMRTDRTSGSDR from the coding sequence ATGATCGACAGCGGCGCGACGCAATGGGTGACCGACCTGATGGGCACCCTCGGGGCACCAGGGGCGGGTCTGGCCATCGCACTGGAGAACATCTTCCCGCCGCTGCCGAGCGAGGTGATCCTCCCGCTGGCCGGATTCACGGCGAGCACCGGCGGGATGAACCTCTACGCCGCTCTGGTGTGGACGACCGTCGGATCGGTCGTGGGCGCACTCGCGCTGTACGGCATCGGCGCCGCGCTGGGCCGCGACCGCGTCGTCGCCGTGGCGGCCAGGATTCCGCTGGTGAAGGTGGCGGACGTGGAGAAGACCGAGGCGTGGTTCGAGCGCCATGGCACCAAGGCCATCTTCTTCGGCCGGATGATCCCTGTGTTCCGCAGCCTGATCTCGGTACCGGCAGGCGTGGAACGCATGCGCCTCCCGGTCTTCCTCGCCTTGACCACCCTCGGCAGCGCGCTGTGGAACACGGTGTTCGTGCTGGCCGGATTCTTCCTGGGCGAGCAATGGGAAGTGGTCTCCGGCTACGTATCCACCTATTCCAAGGTGGTACTCATGGCCGCCGCCCTCGCGCTCCTCGTCCTGATCGGGGTTCGGGTATTCCGCAGGTCCGGAACAGGGGGGCCGGACCTGCGGAATACGGAGGAGATGCGGACGGACCGAACCTCAGGCTCAGATCGCTGA
- a CDS encoding NUDIX hydrolase family protein, translating to MSDLTETTPGWLSTDELHMARARMPVLYVEAVPVRVDESGEVTSIGVLLRIGADGTMSRNLVSGRVMHHERVRDALLRHLEKDLGPVALPHVPASLQPFTVAEYFPTAGITPFHDPRQHAVSLAYIVPVTGDCRPRQDALDLVWLSPQEAASPAVQGEMPGGQGVLLKQALAHTGHMY from the coding sequence ATGTCTGACTTGACCGAGACCACGCCCGGCTGGCTCAGCACGGACGAACTGCACATGGCCCGCGCTCGCATGCCCGTCCTCTACGTCGAGGCCGTGCCCGTGCGAGTGGACGAGAGCGGAGAAGTCACCAGCATCGGGGTGCTCCTCCGGATCGGCGCCGACGGCACGATGAGCCGTAATCTCGTCTCCGGCCGCGTCATGCACCACGAGCGCGTCCGCGACGCGCTCCTGCGCCACCTGGAGAAAGACCTGGGCCCGGTGGCCCTCCCCCACGTCCCCGCCTCTCTGCAGCCCTTCACGGTCGCCGAGTACTTCCCCACGGCTGGCATCACCCCGTTTCACGATCCCCGCCAGCACGCGGTGTCCCTGGCGTACATCGTCCCGGTCACCGGCGACTGCCGCCCCCGGCAGGACGCACTGGACCTGGTGTGGCTCAGCCCGCAGGAAGCGGCGTCTCCCGCTGTCCAGGGCGAGATGCCCGGCGGCCAGGGCGTCCTGCTGAAGCAGGCTCTCGCCCACACGGGGCACATGTACTGA
- a CDS encoding MFS transporter, with the protein MKSGYRLGRRFGWLWGAYGTSALGTWLAFGAFPLIAVQVLDAGPAEVAALAATGSLVGAAAAVPLGPWVEFRPKRPVLIAMDLVRFVALLTVPAAFALGVLTFIQLLLVSVTVAAADITFRAASGAYLKTLLPAAHLLVANARFESTAWTTTMIGPPLGGVAIGLLGPVATVVADAVSYLLSALGIRAMGGDHEPQPARREARRVRAADLFDGWRHILADVTLRPLFFNTALFNGLVMATQPLLAVLMLGPLGFAPWQYGLAFAVPSIGGLLGSRLARPLVTRFGQHRVLVVAGATRAIWPVGLAFLGPGTGGLLLVIGVEFGLILCCGVFNPVCSTYRLERTATDRVARTVSAWAVTSKATTALLTAVWGVLGSLLGPRTAVGLAGVLLLATPLLLPRREAAPKPVAEALPGVPEKDTHQDAARKV; encoded by the coding sequence ATGAAAAGCGGGTACCGGCTGGGGCGGCGGTTCGGCTGGCTCTGGGGTGCGTACGGGACCAGCGCGCTCGGCACATGGCTGGCGTTCGGTGCGTTTCCGCTGATCGCCGTCCAGGTCCTGGACGCAGGGCCGGCCGAGGTCGCCGCACTCGCCGCCACGGGGTCGCTGGTGGGCGCCGCCGCCGCGGTGCCGCTCGGCCCGTGGGTGGAGTTCCGCCCCAAGCGGCCGGTGCTGATCGCGATGGACCTGGTGCGCTTCGTGGCGCTGCTGACGGTCCCCGCCGCCTTCGCGCTCGGGGTGCTCACCTTCATCCAGCTCCTGCTGGTCTCGGTCACCGTCGCGGCGGCCGACATCACCTTCCGGGCCGCTTCCGGCGCGTACCTGAAGACGCTGCTGCCGGCCGCCCACCTTCTCGTCGCCAACGCCCGTTTCGAGTCGACAGCCTGGACGACGACGATGATCGGGCCGCCGCTGGGCGGCGTCGCCATCGGCCTTCTCGGCCCGGTGGCGACGGTAGTGGCCGACGCGGTCAGCTATCTGCTCTCCGCCCTCGGCATTCGTGCGATGGGCGGGGATCACGAGCCGCAGCCCGCGCGCCGTGAGGCCAGGCGGGTGCGGGCAGCGGACCTCTTCGACGGCTGGCGCCACATCCTCGCCGACGTGACGCTGCGTCCGCTGTTCTTCAACACCGCCCTGTTCAACGGTCTGGTGATGGCCACCCAGCCTCTGCTCGCCGTCCTGATGCTCGGCCCGCTGGGTTTCGCACCCTGGCAGTACGGCCTCGCGTTCGCCGTGCCGTCGATCGGCGGACTGCTCGGTTCGCGGCTGGCCCGCCCTCTCGTCACGCGTTTCGGGCAGCACCGGGTCCTCGTCGTCGCCGGCGCTACGCGGGCGATCTGGCCCGTCGGTCTGGCCTTCCTGGGGCCCGGCACCGGGGGGCTCCTGCTGGTCATCGGTGTCGAGTTCGGACTCATTCTCTGCTGCGGAGTCTTCAACCCCGTCTGCAGCACCTATCGGCTCGAACGCACTGCGACCGACCGAGTCGCCCGCACCGTGTCCGCCTGGGCCGTGACGTCCAAGGCGACGACCGCACTCCTGACGGCGGTCTGGGGCGTACTGGGCAGCCTGCTCGGCCCTCGCACGGCCGTCGGCCTGGCCGGGGTACTCCTGCTTGCGACCCCGCTGCTGCTCCCTCGCCGCGAGGCCGCGCCGAAACCGGTGGCAGAGGCCCTGCCGGGCGTTCCTGAGAAGGACACCCACCAGGACGCGGCCCGGAAAGTATGA
- a CDS encoding LysR family transcriptional regulator, with translation MDLDTVRTFIAVADAGRFQDAAVELAITQQAVSKRIAALERTLGVRLFTRTARGAELTIDGQAFLTHARELTRVAERAVGSVRSGRRPLRVDVIASRGAATGLMRGFHRAHPETELDVVMLFDIETAVAAIRSGAIDASFRAVSVPGRPLPEDIESVRVLDEPLQLLTGPAHALAGARSVTVTQLAGHRIWMPGIVPGTEWAAYYDDLVAEFGLTIEATGPNFGSDALLDTIADTPALATFMGGQTRLVWPSGHGLRRIPVTSPTPVYPHSLLWHRDSPHPALSSLRAYLADSAAAGHGAAGTWTPSWVLPR, from the coding sequence ATGGACCTCGACACCGTCCGGACCTTCATTGCCGTCGCCGACGCGGGTCGGTTCCAGGACGCCGCCGTCGAGCTGGCGATCACCCAGCAGGCCGTCTCCAAACGCATCGCCGCACTGGAGCGCACACTCGGTGTGCGGCTGTTCACCCGCACGGCGCGCGGCGCCGAGCTCACCATCGACGGGCAGGCGTTCCTGACCCACGCGCGAGAGCTGACGCGTGTCGCCGAGCGTGCCGTCGGGTCCGTGCGCAGCGGCCGACGTCCGCTGCGCGTCGACGTGATCGCCTCGCGCGGCGCGGCGACCGGTCTGATGCGTGGCTTCCACCGAGCGCACCCCGAGACCGAGCTCGACGTGGTCATGCTGTTCGACATCGAGACGGCCGTCGCCGCGATCCGGTCCGGCGCGATCGACGCGTCCTTCCGCGCCGTGTCCGTGCCCGGGAGGCCCCTCCCCGAAGACATCGAGTCCGTCCGGGTACTCGACGAGCCGCTCCAACTCCTCACCGGCCCCGCCCACGCGCTGGCCGGCGCCCGGTCGGTCACCGTCACCCAGCTCGCCGGGCACCGGATCTGGATGCCCGGTATCGTCCCGGGCACCGAGTGGGCCGCCTACTACGACGATCTCGTCGCCGAGTTCGGCCTCACCATCGAGGCGACCGGCCCCAACTTCGGTTCCGACGCGCTCCTGGACACCATCGCCGACACCCCTGCCCTGGCCACCTTCATGGGAGGGCAGACCCGCCTCGTCTGGCCGTCCGGCCACGGCCTGCGCCGTATCCCGGTGACCAGCCCGACACCTGTCTACCCGCACTCGCTCCTCTGGCACCGGGACAGTCCGCACCCGGCGCTCAGTTCGCTCCGCGCCTACCTCGCCGACTCCGCCGCTGCCGGCCACGGTGCGGCCGGCACCTGGACGCCGAGCTGGGTTCTTCCCCGCTGA
- a CDS encoding SDR family NAD(P)-dependent oxidoreductase: MSSKRDRSAAVTHTWEPGRRGKAIGLPVAPPSHTGYNGDLGNGPDRSTSQGVMPLGFDGSEQLEDRIKSDLPVWTGLRDAAPASLDRLAKDGRTVTRTSGEVLLTGMVLGMTASGRTAGSSGTPTGRVIHGGSPSSTDPTAPTTGSPATSTTAVAPNRHTSTEQDCAGAGPGLHEGVGRHKASPRIPGSHTHHGARWPQDDSRNRSRTMGTLDGKIVLITGTSGGMGRVAALIFAREGAKIVGVDIQAETNAETVDLVRRAGGEMTSIAPVDLTDPEQVHRMADEAAAAYGGLDAVYNNAAMQRFGAMPDFSVEDWRATEAGELDIPFFVSKYTWPHLVRRGGGVIINVASEAGLIAGATPPMVAHTAANAGVIGMTRQLALEGAPHGIRAVAISPGPVLTPASDRDLGDNQAMRDAITSKVLLKRFAQPEEIVELAAFLASDRASFITGANYPVDGGASAW; this comes from the coding sequence ATGTCCAGCAAGAGGGACCGTTCAGCCGCAGTGACGCACACCTGGGAACCCGGAAGGCGCGGGAAGGCGATCGGGCTGCCGGTCGCGCCGCCCTCCCATACCGGTTACAACGGAGACCTCGGCAACGGCCCCGACCGCTCCACCTCGCAGGGTGTGATGCCCCTTGGATTCGACGGATCCGAACAGCTCGAAGACCGGATCAAGAGTGACCTGCCCGTCTGGACGGGACTCCGGGACGCCGCGCCTGCCTCCCTCGACCGGCTCGCGAAGGACGGCAGGACCGTCACACGCACCAGTGGCGAGGTGTTACTCACGGGGATGGTGCTCGGGATGACCGCGTCCGGCCGCACGGCCGGATCCAGCGGCACCCCCACCGGCCGCGTGATCCACGGCGGGTCCCCGTCGAGCACCGATCCGACGGCACCTACGACAGGTTCCCCGGCGACGTCGACGACAGCAGTCGCCCCGAACCGTCACACCAGCACCGAGCAGGACTGCGCTGGGGCCGGCCCCGGCCTCCACGAAGGAGTGGGCCGACACAAAGCCAGCCCGCGCATCCCCGGCTCACACACGCATCACGGGGCCCGATGGCCCCAGGACGATTCACGAAACAGGAGCAGGACCATGGGAACACTTGACGGAAAGATCGTGCTCATCACGGGCACCAGTGGAGGCATGGGACGCGTCGCGGCGCTGATCTTCGCCAGAGAGGGTGCCAAGATCGTCGGTGTCGACATCCAGGCCGAGACCAATGCGGAGACGGTCGACCTCGTACGCCGCGCCGGCGGCGAGATGACGAGCATCGCACCGGTCGACCTCACCGACCCGGAGCAGGTGCACCGGATGGCCGACGAGGCCGCGGCCGCCTATGGCGGGCTCGATGCCGTCTACAACAACGCGGCCATGCAGCGCTTCGGCGCCATGCCCGACTTCTCCGTCGAAGACTGGCGTGCGACGGAGGCCGGGGAGCTCGACATCCCCTTCTTCGTGTCCAAGTACACCTGGCCGCACCTCGTCCGGCGCGGTGGCGGAGTCATCATCAACGTCGCGTCGGAGGCCGGGCTGATCGCGGGCGCCACACCCCCGATGGTCGCCCACACCGCCGCCAACGCCGGCGTCATCGGAATGACACGACAGCTCGCACTCGAGGGTGCGCCTCACGGAATCCGAGCCGTGGCGATCAGCCCGGGCCCAGTTCTGACTCCCGCCAGCGACCGGGACCTCGGCGACAACCAGGCCATGAGGGACGCCATCACCAGCAAGGTCCTCCTCAAGCGCTTCGCACAGCCCGAGGAGATCGTAGAACTCGCCGCCTTCCTCGCCTCCGACCGGGCCTCCTTCATCACCGGCGCCAACTACCCCGTCGACGGCGGAGCAAGCGCCTGGTAG
- a CDS encoding sucrase ferredoxin, whose translation MSASERFFCADAARIRGDSIMGTAPHGSVWILIEYRGGWPANGFDGLDLEPDTKALVYSAAQAVRARVLLVRRHGRLRSEEPPNWAVLHFEGLGAYRQQWGRWSRDEDLAQIASALDAPGRLGCPPVVLVCTHGRHDTCCAVRGRPVSRALSEHWPDLVWECTHVGGDRFAANVVIAPDGVYYGDLDALSAVTAVREHLAGLIHAEHLRGYTNLFPPQQAAVTAVLERFGPAGRHDYTVAATSRVADDRWQIHVDGSLPHPAGLQVEVHAHRTPPRRLTCHGPSTGRAVAYEVTSIRAR comes from the coding sequence GTGTCGGCGTCCGAGCGCTTCTTCTGCGCCGACGCGGCCCGGATACGCGGCGACTCGATCATGGGCACAGCGCCGCACGGTTCGGTCTGGATCCTCATCGAGTACCGCGGCGGCTGGCCGGCCAACGGCTTCGACGGTCTCGATCTCGAGCCGGACACCAAAGCGCTCGTGTACTCCGCCGCCCAAGCGGTCAGGGCCCGCGTGCTGCTGGTCAGGCGCCACGGACGGCTCAGAAGCGAGGAACCGCCGAACTGGGCCGTCCTGCACTTCGAGGGCCTCGGCGCATACCGCCAGCAATGGGGAAGGTGGAGCCGTGACGAGGACCTGGCGCAGATCGCGAGTGCCCTCGATGCCCCCGGCAGGCTGGGCTGCCCTCCCGTGGTCCTCGTCTGTACCCACGGGAGGCACGACACCTGTTGTGCGGTGCGCGGACGGCCAGTGAGCCGTGCCCTCAGCGAGCACTGGCCCGATCTGGTGTGGGAGTGCACGCACGTAGGGGGTGACAGGTTCGCGGCGAACGTCGTCATCGCGCCCGACGGCGTCTACTACGGCGATCTCGACGCCCTCTCCGCGGTCACGGCCGTCCGGGAGCATTTGGCCGGCCTCATCCACGCGGAGCACCTGCGCGGGTACACGAATCTGTTTCCACCGCAGCAGGCGGCCGTGACGGCTGTGCTCGAGCGCTTCGGTCCCGCGGGACGGCACGACTACACCGTCGCCGCGACCTCCCGCGTCGCTGACGACCGCTGGCAGATCCACGTCGACGGCAGCCTGCCGCACCCGGCCGGCCTGCAGGTCGAGGTGCACGCCCACCGGACACCGCCACGACGGTTGACCTGCCACGGACCGTCCACGGGCCGCGCCGTCGCCTACGAGGTCACTTCGATCCGCGCCCGCTGA
- a CDS encoding cupin domain-containing protein translates to MSISRLTGLGPQEFARDVWGRAALLARGAGDFSDLFSAEAVDELVSRRGLRIPFLRVAKNGATLPESSYTSPAGVGAGVGDQADDTALWRAFADGATLVLQALQRTWAPVADFSAGLGSELGHPVQANAYVTPPQSRGFDDHYDVHDVFVVQVEGTKRWVVHRPVHPDPLRDQPWTAFRSAVAEAACGEAHTDTVLEPGDVLYLPRGWLHAAQAQGEISIHLTLGVHTWTRHALAEQLARAALDALRDDPEMRTSLPLGVDGPEGEIGIVRKRLMAAVADADSASRFHRAQRRQARPAPLGPLAQLRAVDSLGPASRVRLREALEARLEGARLLTRVGWLDFPTADLPSVERLLDGGIHLTADLGVDLVGRLLHAGVVVPAGR, encoded by the coding sequence GTGTCGATATCACGTCTGACCGGGCTCGGCCCGCAGGAGTTCGCCCGGGACGTGTGGGGCCGTGCGGCGCTTCTGGCTCGCGGCGCCGGTGACTTCTCCGATCTGTTCTCCGCCGAGGCGGTGGATGAACTGGTGTCGCGCCGTGGTCTGCGCATCCCCTTTCTCCGCGTCGCCAAGAACGGGGCCACGCTTCCCGAATCCTCGTACACGTCGCCGGCGGGCGTCGGGGCCGGTGTCGGTGATCAGGCGGACGACACCGCTCTGTGGCGTGCGTTCGCCGACGGTGCCACTCTGGTGTTGCAGGCCCTGCAACGCACATGGGCGCCGGTCGCGGACTTCAGTGCGGGGCTCGGCTCGGAGCTGGGGCATCCGGTGCAGGCCAATGCCTACGTCACTCCGCCGCAGAGTCGCGGGTTCGACGACCACTACGACGTCCACGACGTCTTCGTGGTGCAGGTCGAGGGCACCAAGCGCTGGGTCGTCCACCGGCCGGTGCATCCCGACCCCCTCCGCGATCAGCCCTGGACGGCGTTCAGGTCCGCGGTGGCCGAGGCAGCGTGCGGCGAGGCCCACACCGACACGGTGCTTGAGCCCGGCGACGTTCTCTATCTGCCGCGAGGCTGGCTGCACGCCGCCCAGGCACAGGGTGAGATCTCGATCCACCTGACGCTCGGAGTCCACACCTGGACACGCCACGCGCTGGCCGAGCAGCTCGCCCGGGCCGCGCTCGACGCGCTGCGGGACGACCCCGAGATGCGCACCTCCCTGCCCCTGGGCGTGGACGGGCCGGAGGGTGAGATCGGTATCGTCAGGAAGAGGCTGATGGCCGCAGTCGCCGATGCGGACTCCGCGTCCCGGTTCCATCGTGCCCAGCGGCGGCAGGCACGCCCGGCACCACTGGGGCCGCTGGCTCAGCTGCGGGCCGTCGACAGTCTCGGCCCCGCGTCGCGCGTCCGGCTTCGTGAGGCGCTGGAAGCGCGGCTGGAGGGTGCACGGCTGCTCACTCGCGTGGGATGGCTCGACTTCCCGACGGCGGACCTGCCCTCTGTCGAACGGCTGCTGGACGGCGGGATCCACCTCACCGCCGACCTCGGCGTCGACCTCGTCGGGAGACTGCTGCACGCGGGTGTGGTCGTGCCCGCTGGGCGGTGA
- a CDS encoding class I SAM-dependent methyltransferase, with protein sequence MSRAHEQPSSDYLLGHSPTETDRLVLQARLYDPITEQVLRQAGLRPGMRVLDVGCGAGDVSFLAAEIVGPTGAVTGIDAAADVLEVARSRAVARRGSGPVARGPLSFEQTTLTDINLDEPVDAVIGRLVLGHLPDPVAALRYLSGLVRPGGLILFQDFDNFPLRVEPPTPLAGAVLKAITEALTVGGTSLGAGARLYSLFHRAGLPPSGLSATTPMGGAEDATVLPLVVQTYRALSQAALPGNSRDGGRAQTIGDVETLLHRLRQELTEELATVIMPTAVTAWSRTPEAEGAP encoded by the coding sequence ATGTCACGCGCCCATGAACAACCCTCCTCGGACTACCTGTTGGGTCACTCACCCACGGAGACCGACCGACTCGTCCTGCAGGCCCGCCTGTACGATCCGATCACGGAACAGGTGCTGCGTCAGGCAGGACTCCGCCCCGGGATGCGGGTCCTCGATGTCGGGTGCGGCGCCGGGGACGTATCGTTCCTGGCGGCGGAGATCGTGGGTCCCACGGGCGCGGTGACCGGAATCGACGCGGCTGCGGATGTGCTGGAGGTCGCGCGTTCGCGCGCCGTGGCGCGCAGGGGGAGCGGACCGGTCGCGCGAGGGCCTCTCAGCTTCGAGCAGACGACTCTGACGGACATCAACCTCGACGAACCGGTGGACGCGGTGATCGGCCGCCTGGTCCTGGGGCATCTGCCCGACCCCGTCGCTGCGCTGCGCTATCTGTCCGGTCTGGTACGCCCCGGCGGGCTCATCCTGTTCCAGGACTTCGACAACTTCCCCCTGCGCGTCGAACCGCCGACACCTCTGGCGGGCGCCGTGCTGAAGGCCATCACCGAAGCGCTCACCGTGGGTGGAACCAGTCTCGGCGCAGGGGCGCGTCTCTACTCGCTCTTCCACCGGGCCGGTCTCCCCCCGTCGGGGCTGTCGGCGACCACACCGATGGGCGGAGCGGAGGACGCCACCGTACTTCCGCTCGTCGTGCAGACCTACCGGGCGCTGTCCCAGGCGGCCCTCCCGGGCAACTCCCGGGACGGCGGCCGTGCGCAGACGATCGGCGACGTAGAGACGCTGCTCCACCGTCTGCGCCAGGAGCTCACCGAGGAACTCGCAACGGTGATCATGCCGACAGCCGTCACGGCCTGGAGCAGAACACCTGAGGCTGAGGGCGCACCGTGA